A single Phragmites australis chromosome 4, lpPhrAust1.1, whole genome shotgun sequence DNA region contains:
- the LOC133916371 gene encoding uncharacterized protein LOC133916371, whose product MKRWCVHAPRGGAMATLLSSPFAPTTTLRALLLLSPPRAASSGQDAAAEQEQPPAPATTKTATADDDFEERVLRIKSRVGPKKRGARKKKAAAASSASAVTLPPVPLREARSRLGAPVEFGFTAYSERLNGALAAVGLAALLLVELGSGQALVKYHQPATLFLQVYTVAAAAALYVKYEKERISTWPGPPASGE is encoded by the coding sequence ATGAAGCGCTGGTGCGTGCACGCGCCCAGGGGAGGAGCAATGGCGACGCTGCTCTCCAGCCCCTTCGCCCCCACCACCACCCTCCGCGCCCTGCTACTGCTTTCCCCTCCCCGCGCGGCCTCCTCCGGCCAGGACGCCGCCGCTGAACAGGAGCAGCCGCCGGCCCCAGCCACCACCAAGACGGCCACCGCGGACGACGACTTCGAGGAGCGCGTCCTGCGGATCAAGTCCCGCGTCGGGCCCAAGAAGCGGGGCGCGCGCAAGAAGAAGGCCGCGGCCGCGTCTTCCGCCAGCGCCGTGACGCTCCCGCCGGTGCCGCTGCGGGAGGCCCGGTCGCGCCTCGGCGCACCCGTCGAGTTCGGGTTCACCGCGTACAGCGAGCGGCTCAACGGCGCGCTCGCGGCTGTGGGGCTGGCCGCGCTGCTGCTCGTGGAGCTGGGCTCGGGGCAGGCCCTGGTGAAGTACCACCAGCCCGCGACGTTGTTCCTGCAGGTGTACACcgtcgccgcggccgccgcgctgTACGTCAAGTACGAGAAGGAGCGGATCAGCACGTGGCCGGGACCGCCGGCGAGCGGTGAATGA